In Rana temporaria chromosome 3, aRanTem1.1, whole genome shotgun sequence, a single window of DNA contains:
- the LOC120930700 gene encoding olfactory receptor 154-like — MSAVDAVLANPLRAALDSLSEPRRVPPAFLSAHITVIHKDGKDPTDCASYRPILLLNLDTKIHVKILASRLSPLLSDLIGPDQGVYQNNVTYIVLTGFPNLKHIKILFFLVLVFIYCVTISGNLVIVILYHLSKTLQSPMYLFITQLSLFDIILSTDILPNLLYIILHDGCTMSLAGCIIQFSFFAHAEASECFLLTVMSYDRYLAICKPLHYNSIMNQSICIKLVIIIWLLGFKMTLVNSMSLCSLYYCGPNIIHHFFCDYLQIIELSCSDTSWIHIQTYLVGLICVIAPFIIIVISYICIVITILKIKSNTGRKKAFTTCSSHLTVVCIFFGTLIAVYMFPTKGQLDILSKVLSLFYTIMTPLLNPIIYTFRNKDFKKAIEKIK; from the exons ATGTCTGCTGTGGATGCT GTCCTGGCAAATCCTCTCCGAGCCGCTTTGGACTCTCTGTCTGAACCTAGGAGGGTCCCCCCTGCCTTTTTATCGGCGCACATCACGGTCATTCATAAGGACGGCAAAGACCCCACGGACTGTGCCAGTTACCGCCCTATTTTGTTACTAAACCTAGATACTAAGATTCACGTGAAGATCCTGGCCTCCAGGTTATCCCCCCTACTCTCGGACTTGATCGGCCCGGACCAG GGGGTCTATCAAAATAATGTAACTTATATTGTACTAACAGGTTTTCCAAATCTAAAACACATTAAAATTCTATTTTTCTTGGTGCTTGTTTTCATATATTGTGTTACTATTTCTGGAAATCTTGTTATTGTGATTTTATATCATCTGAGTAAAACACTTCAGTCTCCCATGTACCTCTTCATCACCCAACTATCATTGTTTGATATAATTCTGTCTACAGATATTCTTCCCAACCTTCTTTATATCATCTTACATGATGGATGCACCATGTCTCTTGCTGGATGTATCATCCAGTTTTCGTTCTTTGCCCATGCTGAGGCCTCAGAGTGTTTTCTACTGACTGTGATGTCCTATGACCGGTATTTGGCTATTTGTAAGCCCCTGCATTACAACTCTATAATGAACCAatctatttgcattaaattagtgATTATTATTTGGTTACTGGGTTTCAAAATGACATTGGTTAATTCTATGTCTTTGTGCAGTTTATACTATTGCGGACCAAACATCATTCATCACTTCTTCTGTGACTATCTACAAATAATTGAGCTTTCCTGCTCCGATACTTCATGGATTCATATTCAGACCTATCTAGTAGGGCTCATCTGTGTCATAGCACCTTTTATTATAATTGTTATATCTTATATCTGTATTGTTATAACCATCCTCAAAATTAAATCCAATACAGGAAGAAAGAAAGCCTTCACCACCTGCAGCTCTCACTTGACCgtagtttgcattttttttgggacaCTAATTGCTGTGTATATGTTTCCAACAAAAGGACAACTAGATATTCTAAGCAAGGTCCTCTCTCTCTTTTACACTATAATGACTCCGTTGCTCAATCCGATCATATACACCTTCAGGAACAAGGACTTTAAAAAAGctattgaaaaaattaaataa